In the genome of Arachis stenosperma cultivar V10309 chromosome 2, arast.V10309.gnm1.PFL2, whole genome shotgun sequence, the window CCTAAAATTTTATCCTAAGACAACGATATTTTGCCTGTTTCTGTATCTGTCTTTTTCTCCAAACGAGTTTGTGCCATTTTAGTTACTCTACCAACAGTTGCCAAATAAGAATGTACCATTTTTGTCGAAATTGACAGTTATTCTAAACCAGAGGGAGTAACGACAAAGGAAATAAGCACCAAACCAACCTGTGAGAAATCCTATGACAGGTATAGGTTCCAAAACTTTCTCAGTGCTCTCAAGTCTTTgcctaaaaaaattagatatgaAAATTTTAGTATCAACATTCCTCCTTCTTATTAGAAGAAGAGTCACATTGTATAGATTTAAAAAAGTGAAAACAAGAAGGAAAAGAGAGGAAAATGTAAAATCAGTCTTACCTCGTATACTTGGTGAAGAATGGATCCCTCATAAGGTAAAGTACAAATAGCAGCTTCCTTCGTTTAATCTGAATCGTAAGCATTTCACAACAACTATTTAATAGGTTAAAGTTGAATATTACTACCAAAAAAACGATTGGACAactacgaaaaataaaaacGGCAGTTCTAGTTGCAATTTAACAATCAAGAATCAAGAATCAAGAAGGAAGGCTCCATATAATATGACTCTAAAGTTTCAGAAACTTGTTTCTGAGAGCGTGAAAGAAAATCATAATGCTCAAACCTCATCCTTTTCCAGGGCAGAAAGATGATACTTGTGCTCATTCCTGTTAGTCGCTGATGTGGAAACTAGCGAAAGAATAGTGTTTGACATGCATTCAGTAGCCAAGGAGAGGAACCAAGGGGTCCATGACCGAATACCACATTTTCGGAtgcataaaacataaataagTGGTCTGCAAATAAACAGAACTTCCCCAATCAGAAACAATGCCCCAGGAAGACCTCTTTTTGACAATATGGTGGAAAGTGTTGGTCTCTCCGCCCTTGGAACTGTAAGAATGCAGAGGGCAACGACTATTAGGTTGAGTTTGGATAACActaatgatttaattttttttttccttctattgtttacaaataaaaaagttttatttttaacatttttatccTATTTGGGAACATAGCTTATTACTTCTCAAAAGTCACTACTAATACTTTTTAAGAAGTTAAAATATGTAGCTTATCAAGAAGCACTTCATCTAAAATAGCACTTCTATTACCATGTAtccaaatatatataaaagctACATTCCCAAATGGTGTCTTAGTTGAAACACTATAAAAGAACCTAAAGGTTTTCCATAACACTAACAACtagcaaaaaaaattatatttaaaatagatTACTTGAAGATGCCATAATTGCTTGTTGGTGTTGAAGCCTACGAAACTGTGCAGGATCTGACACCATCCTTGCTGTATctccaaatttactcaaagcaGACAGTGCTCTTCCTTCCAGATTCGATGGGTTTGGACCATTTTTGTTTGACAAGAAACTAGAACCATAATGCCCATCAGGCTTGGACCCATTTTGACCTGAATACGTAGCATCATTAGATGTCTCCCCTCCATGTAGCAGCATCTTATATCCACTC includes:
- the LOC130960485 gene encoding peroxisome biogenesis protein 16, which gives rise to MEAYKRWVRENKDYVHSLESLANGLTWLLPERFSESEIGPEAVTTVLGIITAINEHIIDTAPAQNITGSVEPYTFPYPLCLSALKDLETLVEVVAQHYYGDDKKWSFLAVTEGTKVLVRLSLFRKSGYKMLLHGGETSNDATYSGQNGSKPDGHYGSSFLSNKNGPNPSNLEGRALSALSKFGDTARMVSDPAQFRRLQHQQAIMASSIPRAERPTLSTILSKRGLPGALFLIGEVLFICRPLIYVLCIRKCGIRSWTPWFLSLATECMSNTILSLVSTSATNRNEHKYHLSALEKDEIKRRKLLFVLYLMRDPFFTKYTRQRLESTEKVLEPIPVIGFLTAKLVELLIGAQTRYTYMSGS